The Herbaspirillum sp. RTI4 genome has a segment encoding these proteins:
- a CDS encoding GtrA family protein has protein sequence MPIKIDLKNLVEKYFSVESIKQIFRYGVVGLVNISTEFLIFNIAYYYFKNATLISNTWAVALTTITGFLFHHAFTFRNQFYSLRQIVTFGGVVVLGGALNYLILIVLVSVIPKVYIAKLVQILILSLYNFGMYKRFVYINKD, from the coding sequence ATGCCTATAAAAATAGATTTGAAAAATTTAGTTGAAAAATATTTCAGCGTTGAGTCAATAAAACAGATTTTTAGATACGGCGTTGTCGGTCTGGTTAATATTTCGACAGAGTTTTTAATATTCAATATTGCATATTACTATTTCAAAAATGCCACTCTAATTTCCAATACGTGGGCGGTTGCGCTGACGACTATTACAGGTTTCCTTTTTCACCATGCCTTCACTTTCCGCAATCAATTTTATAGTTTGCGTCAAATTGTCACTTTTGGCGGCGTTGTGGTGTTAGGCGGGGCCTTGAATTATTTAATTTTAATTGTCCTTGTTTCCGTAATCCCAAAGGTATACATAGCGAAGTTAGTTCAGATATTAATTTTATCTCTTTATAATTTTGGCATGTATAAGCGTTTTGTTTACATTAATAAGGATTAA
- a CDS encoding FAD-dependent oxidoreductase — protein MMEDFDVIIVGSGPAGVSAAFPLVAAGWKVLMVDGGEVPSGKLPQQSFLEARTSDPEQWKWMVGENFHALSMREAVSPKMRVASHSHVFSGFNQHNRINAENFISVGSLAPGGLSNAWGCGVAKFSSAELDQFPFPSTALDIAYQSVAKRMGISGPRGDDLSDYFGLDSCSQAAIDMDPMHQSMFGKYGANRVYLHKLGVRFGRSRLAALSADHNGRQGCNLSGNCLYGCDRGALYSATDDLRALKKFTNFHHLALVVDGIRKNADGWSIDGQFEQVGKTFSASKILLAAGTIASTRLALKTLDLQNPVRLLSCPTAAFVLCLPSFFGAARTPAFGFGQISFVLSLREDVSALGATFATSGLPLSEFARYMPLRRRYGIDLLKSLLSSCVVGNLFLPGHLSDNQARLDQDGVLQIKGGYHHETDDLLTTAHARLRKAYRRLGAYMLPTSFTAGKPGGDIHYAGTLPMRKNPIPGESDASGQLFGLAGVYVVDGACLPVLPEKSHTLTIMANAHRIACEMVTGA, from the coding sequence ATGATGGAGGATTTCGATGTCATCATTGTCGGTAGTGGGCCAGCAGGTGTTTCTGCTGCGTTTCCGCTAGTGGCGGCAGGTTGGAAGGTATTGATGGTGGATGGTGGTGAAGTACCATCAGGAAAGCTGCCTCAACAATCTTTTCTTGAGGCGAGAACATCTGACCCTGAGCAATGGAAATGGATGGTAGGTGAAAATTTTCATGCTCTGAGCATGCGTGAGGCGGTTTCCCCAAAAATGCGGGTAGCGTCTCATTCTCATGTATTTAGTGGTTTTAATCAGCATAATCGGATCAATGCCGAAAATTTCATTTCAGTGGGTTCGCTTGCGCCTGGTGGCCTATCGAATGCTTGGGGTTGCGGGGTAGCAAAATTTTCGTCTGCCGAACTGGACCAATTTCCATTCCCCTCTACTGCACTGGATATCGCCTATCAATCCGTCGCGAAACGAATGGGAATCAGCGGCCCGCGTGGAGATGATCTTTCCGATTATTTTGGACTTGATTCATGTTCTCAGGCAGCTATTGATATGGACCCTATGCACCAAAGTATGTTTGGTAAATACGGTGCAAATCGTGTGTATTTGCACAAATTAGGAGTTCGGTTTGGCCGTTCACGGCTAGCGGCACTAAGTGCTGATCATAATGGGCGGCAGGGCTGCAATCTGTCGGGGAATTGCCTTTACGGATGCGATCGCGGGGCTTTATATTCTGCTACTGATGATCTGCGGGCATTAAAGAAATTTACTAATTTTCATCATCTGGCACTTGTGGTCGATGGCATTAGGAAAAATGCGGATGGGTGGTCGATAGACGGCCAATTTGAACAGGTTGGGAAAACATTTTCAGCGTCTAAAATTCTGCTTGCCGCCGGTACAATTGCAAGTACACGGCTAGCATTGAAAACGCTGGATTTGCAGAACCCGGTACGCTTATTGTCCTGTCCGACGGCGGCATTCGTACTCTGCTTACCCTCTTTTTTTGGCGCGGCAAGAACTCCGGCATTCGGTTTTGGGCAGATATCGTTTGTGCTCTCCTTGCGTGAGGATGTATCTGCATTGGGTGCGACCTTTGCCACCTCAGGTTTGCCGCTTTCGGAATTTGCACGCTATATGCCGTTACGGCGTCGTTATGGCATTGATCTGCTCAAGTCCTTGCTCAGCTCATGCGTCGTTGGCAATCTGTTTCTACCCGGGCATCTGTCAGATAATCAGGCGAGACTGGATCAAGACGGCGTTTTGCAGATCAAGGGTGGCTACCACCATGAAACTGATGATCTTCTAACGACAGCACATGCGCGTTTGCGCAAGGCTTACCGCAGACTGGGCGCTTACATGCTGCCAACAAGTTTTACCGCTGGAAAACCCGGTGGTGACATTCATTATGCCGGTACCTTACCGATGCGAAAAAACCCTATCCCAGGTGAAAGTGACGCATCGGGACAACTATTCGGATTGGCGGGCGTGTACGTGGTGGACGGTGCCTGCTTGCCGGTATTACCTGAAAAATCCCATACCTTGACAATCATGGCCAATGCACATCGGATCGCGTGTGAAATGGTCACTGGCGCTTGA
- a CDS encoding GNAT family N-acetyltransferase has protein sequence MEIELHKSSISRLDDYIEFYKLCFPQASNLHHHYFMWLYLQNPEGQALGADAICEGRVVGQVIAIPGTYHLHGKLVKGLIAVNVAVHPSFQGRHLFKRLGLKMCEFAAEEGFEFVIGVANAAATPGWVRQMGFQLVGPLEARIGMGTPDLGNRDFNSHNIDMMHAWTPTSLTWRASNPLNSISFRRSDREHGAFAFASAGKRAITSVAILPESDFAREMPPYANFIQRSCPKVFLGLIPGYRFGLNFPKIPLRFKPSPLNLIYKNLRNKNQKIDVKNSFINFLDFDAF, from the coding sequence ATGGAAATTGAATTACATAAGTCTTCGATATCGAGATTGGATGACTATATTGAGTTTTATAAGTTATGTTTTCCGCAAGCAAGCAATCTCCATCACCACTACTTCATGTGGTTGTATTTGCAAAATCCGGAAGGTCAAGCATTGGGTGCAGATGCAATTTGCGAGGGTCGGGTCGTCGGTCAGGTGATTGCAATACCAGGCACATATCATTTGCATGGAAAGCTTGTAAAGGGTCTAATTGCAGTCAACGTGGCTGTTCATCCTTCCTTTCAGGGGAGACACTTGTTCAAGCGTCTTGGTCTGAAAATGTGTGAATTTGCCGCAGAAGAAGGTTTTGAATTTGTAATTGGTGTAGCTAATGCCGCTGCAACTCCAGGGTGGGTTCGCCAGATGGGTTTTCAATTGGTTGGCCCATTAGAGGCGCGCATCGGTATGGGAACTCCTGATCTTGGTAATCGGGATTTTAATTCACATAATATAGACATGATGCATGCATGGACTCCCACATCGCTAACTTGGCGTGCGTCAAACCCGCTCAATTCTATAAGTTTTCGCAGATCAGACAGAGAGCATGGAGCATTTGCCTTCGCATCTGCCGGGAAAAGGGCAATCACTTCTGTCGCAATACTGCCAGAGAGTGATTTCGCTCGTGAAATGCCCCCTTACGCAAATTTTATACAACGGAGCTGCCCTAAAGTATTTTTGGGCCTCATTCCGGGCTATCGATTTGGCCTGAATTTCCCCAAAATTCCACTTCGTTTCAAGCCATCACCTCTAAATTTAATATACAAGAATTTACGAAATAAAAATCAGAAAATTGATGTGAAGAATAGTTTCATTAATTTCCTAGACTTCGATGCGTTCTGA
- a CDS encoding sugar nucleotide-binding protein translates to MKLIITGATGYIGTQLRIAAKLRGIEAISLCRKQGALRIAEWMQYDLANSTEVNIPVDADVVVHLAISKAVISETECTNEIAAACALLGSAQSTGAKFIFVSSQTASENAPTPYGRIKWEIERYVLAAGGWVVRPGQVYGGDEKGLFGTLISTVRTLPLIPAFLPAPKVQPVHINDLVEALLVLVERRDIEPGIFHVGATQPISFTYFLSLIASERLRVRRWFIPVPSWIILVIADVLGKRRSPLLGMERLASLFALPTMETTKDMDILGIRLRPLVFGMRRSCLPLERLNRRCLVREGRMILAYVLKTRANFGVLSRYVRAIEKLRGGVALELPSFFFRMPMAIVLLDDQKYMGTPGGKEFLWRLDAATMLAEATQIGALRYIGLGAQSGAVPYCIILIRAVMMELVCRAASYIWLNRYLRAEVDGTKK, encoded by the coding sequence ATGAAGCTGATAATCACTGGGGCGACAGGTTACATAGGTACTCAATTGAGAATTGCTGCGAAATTACGAGGCATCGAAGCAATCTCTTTATGTCGTAAACAAGGGGCATTGCGCATTGCTGAATGGATGCAATATGACCTTGCGAATTCGACCGAGGTAAACATTCCTGTTGATGCAGACGTAGTCGTGCACCTCGCGATTAGCAAAGCTGTTATATCGGAAACAGAATGTACCAATGAAATTGCTGCTGCTTGTGCATTGCTTGGATCGGCACAAAGCACAGGGGCAAAATTTATCTTCGTTTCCAGTCAGACTGCAAGTGAAAATGCACCAACACCTTATGGACGAATTAAATGGGAGATTGAGCGCTATGTTCTGGCGGCTGGCGGCTGGGTTGTACGCCCGGGGCAAGTATACGGAGGGGATGAAAAAGGGCTGTTTGGTACGCTCATATCTACAGTCAGGACATTGCCCTTGATACCGGCCTTTCTACCTGCTCCTAAGGTGCAACCAGTTCATATAAATGACCTTGTGGAGGCATTACTTGTTTTAGTTGAGCGTAGGGATATAGAGCCTGGCATTTTTCATGTTGGTGCAACGCAACCTATTTCATTTACCTATTTTTTATCGCTTATTGCTAGCGAACGCTTACGCGTACGTCGTTGGTTTATTCCAGTGCCATCATGGATCATTCTGGTAATAGCTGATGTACTGGGTAAGCGGAGAAGTCCTCTACTGGGGATGGAGCGATTAGCATCTTTGTTTGCGCTACCGACGATGGAAACTACTAAGGATATGGATATTCTTGGCATTAGGTTGCGACCCCTAGTATTCGGAATGAGACGATCCTGTCTCCCTTTGGAGCGATTAAATAGGCGGTGTTTGGTGCGAGAAGGGCGGATGATCTTGGCATATGTGTTGAAAACAAGAGCTAATTTTGGTGTACTGTCTCGGTACGTTCGTGCTATCGAAAAACTCCGGGGCGGTGTTGCTTTGGAGTTACCTTCGTTCTTCTTTCGTATGCCAATGGCCATTGTGTTGTTAGACGATCAAAAATATATGGGGACCCCCGGGGGTAAAGAATTCTTATGGCGACTTGATGCCGCAACAATGCTGGCCGAAGCAACACAAATTGGTGCGCTACGGTACATTGGTTTGGGTGCGCAATCGGGCGCAGTTCCGTATTGCATCATCCTGATACGGGCCGTTATGATGGAACTAGTGTGTCGTGCAGCAAGCTATATCTGGCTTAATCGATATCTGCGCGCTGAAGTTGACGGAACGAAAAAATGA
- a CDS encoding class I SAM-dependent methyltransferase has translation MMQFIINILREKNMSTIDVDSHARLAAHEKMIQKKKMIAGVFKEFYDICAASNAKYFSGSGKVLEIGSGVGQIKKYYPDVITSEVIESPIVDMVIDATKMDIKDGSLRAVYGLNCFHHISDPRSFFKECERVLHKGGGVVLIDPYYGLLANSFYKKAFPTEFFDKNQKSWSTDSGVMLDANQALSYVVFVRDRAIFEKEFPGMEIVETRVLNNYIRYVFSGGLNFKQLIPNIFTPILKIVEILMIPLRNVLGLHHVIVIKKK, from the coding sequence ATGATGCAATTTATAATCAACATCCTTCGTGAAAAGAACATGAGTACGATCGATGTGGATTCACATGCACGGCTTGCCGCACATGAAAAAATGATCCAGAAAAAGAAAATGATCGCAGGCGTGTTTAAAGAATTTTATGATATTTGTGCAGCATCAAATGCGAAATATTTCTCTGGCAGTGGGAAAGTCCTGGAAATTGGCTCTGGAGTCGGGCAAATAAAAAAATATTATCCCGATGTGATTACCAGCGAAGTAATTGAGTCTCCCATCGTTGACATGGTAATAGATGCCACAAAAATGGATATTAAAGATGGCTCACTTCGTGCTGTGTATGGCCTGAATTGTTTTCATCATATTTCAGATCCGCGTAGCTTTTTCAAAGAGTGCGAGCGGGTTTTGCATAAAGGAGGCGGAGTTGTTCTTATCGATCCTTATTATGGTTTGCTGGCAAATAGTTTTTACAAAAAAGCATTCCCTACAGAATTTTTCGACAAAAATCAAAAATCCTGGAGTACGGATTCAGGTGTCATGCTAGATGCGAATCAGGCACTTTCATACGTCGTATTTGTGAGAGACAGAGCTATATTTGAAAAAGAATTTCCAGGTATGGAGATTGTAGAAACACGAGTTTTAAATAACTATATCCGGTATGTTTTTTCGGGTGGTTTGAATTTCAAGCAATTGATTCCGAATATTTTCACGCCGATTTTAAAAATAGTTGAAATATTGATGATTCCGCTGAGGAACGTATTGGGCTTGCATCATGTGATAGTCATTAAGAAAAAATAA
- a CDS encoding glycosyltransferase family 9 protein, producing the protein MALIKWIKIVMRPNTLKKIDDTLGRILLVLLRPLVFVIDAIGKKRRITSAPEKISFLKILGGGSLLIAYPAILSIRCRYPQARLVLICAKEVKVYAELTDLFDEILEIQTGSARQVVVSSAKALLGCFGSDIFVNYELHSKLSAIFTLLSFSKERYGLYQDWNRWQERYINHPVFYNSATPIYVGYEQIAKKIGAATINWTDACAHFQTFLEYQNNAVHEDMARVGVAAYCSDLYKERQFSNAEFSQIIHRHLPSNPVTVVLLGGKNDCSDAAQLKPLIEAFRGDVEVSNLTGQTSLRDVVTQFQSMTFLVSIDSGLNHIARLLQLRTITYWGPSDPGLRLKGLDALRDVVMYKKLSCAPCVHLIDVPPCKGNNLCMKQFLNGDADAQSNEGWEIS; encoded by the coding sequence GTGGCCTTAATAAAATGGATTAAAATAGTTATGCGGCCGAATACTCTAAAAAAAATCGACGATACTCTAGGCCGAATTTTGCTTGTACTGTTAAGGCCGCTTGTATTTGTTATTGATGCGATCGGGAAAAAAAGAAGGATTACGAGCGCACCTGAAAAAATCTCGTTTCTTAAAATATTGGGAGGTGGCAGTCTGCTGATTGCCTATCCTGCGATACTTAGCATAAGGTGCCGTTATCCGCAGGCACGACTGGTTTTGATCTGCGCAAAAGAAGTAAAGGTGTACGCAGAATTAACTGACTTGTTCGATGAAATACTTGAAATCCAAACGGGGAGCGCGAGGCAGGTAGTGGTGTCTTCTGCAAAAGCATTATTGGGCTGTTTCGGAAGCGATATTTTCGTTAATTACGAACTTCACTCTAAGTTGAGCGCGATTTTCACTCTGCTTTCTTTTTCAAAAGAAAGATATGGCCTATATCAGGACTGGAATCGGTGGCAAGAGCGCTACATCAATCATCCCGTATTTTATAATTCAGCGACACCTATTTATGTAGGGTATGAGCAAATAGCAAAAAAGATTGGTGCCGCGACTATCAATTGGACTGATGCCTGCGCACATTTCCAAACTTTTCTCGAATATCAAAATAATGCAGTTCATGAGGACATGGCTCGTGTCGGTGTTGCTGCTTATTGTTCGGATTTGTATAAAGAGCGCCAATTTTCAAATGCTGAATTTTCACAAATTATTCACCGGCATTTGCCTTCGAATCCGGTAACTGTCGTCTTGTTGGGTGGGAAAAACGATTGTAGTGATGCTGCTCAATTAAAACCTCTCATTGAGGCTTTCCGGGGCGATGTTGAAGTTTCTAACCTTACCGGACAAACATCTCTTCGCGATGTAGTCACCCAATTTCAGTCGATGACATTCTTGGTATCGATTGACTCTGGGCTGAATCATATAGCCCGCCTTCTTCAGTTGAGAACAATTACTTATTGGGGTCCCAGTGATCCTGGCTTGCGCCTTAAAGGCTTGGACGCTCTACGTGATGTCGTTATGTATAAAAAATTATCCTGTGCTCCGTGCGTGCATTTAATCGATGTCCCTCCGTGTAAGGGAAATAATTTGTGTATGAAGCAGTTTTTAAATGGTGATGCGGATGCACAGTCTAATGAAGGTTGGGAAATATCATGA
- a CDS encoding glycosyltransferase family 39 protein yields MDNQNVGNGMNFRSNDGLVPRWQSAGILVIAIALVASAIGATVLHGWWQENIWGGGGLSQLLFYRFVAWAMLAFMLLLALRVPFILIVSVVLILDVGLAGAGPLTSVAWFWICAMLAGAWIIALSGSERGPVWTVRNSVVGFAAIGSLIGVLAHYPVCTPTIFFALISFLAVFCGWRLHARGRFREKLPIPLLWKKRKWPEIIMLALVLLGGTLVLMVGLLPDVGYDALAVHLNVPARMLETGLWRFDVTEYIWAVMPLGADWLLVPPYFLAGEAGARLMSISFLLATAWLTYQILLPRIGSLCALAAPALLLTLPLTFLVSATTFVEPALALFFVCCFSELSGSDNSPIGSWLVMGVIAGYACSIKLLGAPLLPILLIGVLIRSRTGHFEKPTLRVVVVALVFFLLCSLPPYIVALFKTGNPFFPFYNQIFRSPFFTTESVFGNGQGFSNPLYSKTLSWRLLWDASVNSKAFGESVANGAVGIVFLVMVPLSLLIGAVRRRWWLVAVVLGSMAYIAVVFHSQAYLRYVYQIVPWLLIAASWAFSKFAIPRLSVVLVVAILCAVNLLRFPVTFWPLQQFDPMLFISRASNQAFFSANKPIAVVGDILEKMDDMRDQQILIIGADPAFSHFPSGTLADSWHSSRYFYSEIKYTEFTKLVGQLGVDVIVHSIDQGEPHEAEIMQITDEVLRIHSIRIGRIKPELMYTHEKVVGPNLSQLDPAWVIGKASIREGGVEATVAAPITQSIDFSGRPKGLLEMRVACAEGHLFRSQINWYDAKGVFLSPDIQVHACNPKGITIKRVVKRPEGATSGTIFGGSADETPVMLQWISLRTFS; encoded by the coding sequence ATGGATAATCAGAATGTGGGGAATGGAATGAATTTCAGAAGTAATGATGGGCTGGTGCCTCGGTGGCAGTCGGCAGGGATATTGGTAATCGCCATTGCATTAGTTGCGAGTGCAATTGGTGCAACAGTTTTGCATGGATGGTGGCAGGAAAATATTTGGGGCGGGGGAGGCCTTTCCCAACTGCTGTTTTACCGATTCGTCGCGTGGGCCATGTTGGCATTCATGCTGTTACTTGCCTTGCGTGTTCCTTTTATCCTGATTGTGAGTGTAGTTCTGATACTGGATGTCGGACTGGCGGGTGCTGGCCCGTTAACGTCAGTGGCTTGGTTCTGGATTTGCGCCATGCTGGCCGGCGCCTGGATTATTGCTTTGAGCGGGAGTGAAAGAGGGCCGGTATGGACAGTACGCAATAGCGTCGTAGGTTTCGCCGCTATTGGATCTCTGATAGGCGTGCTGGCACATTATCCGGTTTGTACGCCGACAATTTTTTTCGCATTGATTAGTTTTCTGGCGGTGTTTTGCGGCTGGCGCTTGCATGCCCGCGGCAGATTCAGAGAGAAATTGCCTATTCCGTTGTTATGGAAAAAACGGAAGTGGCCGGAAATCATCATGCTCGCTTTGGTTCTTCTTGGGGGTACTCTGGTTTTGATGGTGGGTCTGTTGCCAGATGTTGGTTACGATGCTTTGGCCGTGCACCTTAATGTCCCTGCGCGCATGCTTGAAACAGGACTGTGGCGCTTCGATGTTACTGAATATATCTGGGCTGTCATGCCACTGGGCGCGGACTGGTTGCTTGTGCCGCCATACTTTTTGGCCGGTGAGGCGGGCGCCCGGCTGATGAGTATTTCTTTTTTGCTGGCCACTGCATGGCTGACGTATCAAATCCTGTTGCCGCGTATCGGTTCGTTGTGCGCTCTGGCAGCTCCTGCATTGTTGCTGACCTTGCCCCTGACTTTCCTGGTTTCAGCCACCACATTTGTAGAGCCCGCACTAGCGTTATTTTTTGTATGCTGTTTTTCTGAATTGTCCGGATCTGACAATTCGCCCATTGGAAGCTGGTTGGTGATGGGGGTGATTGCCGGGTATGCCTGTTCGATTAAATTGTTAGGCGCACCCCTGTTACCGATTTTGCTCATAGGCGTTTTGATACGATCACGAACAGGGCATTTTGAGAAGCCTACGCTGAGAGTAGTGGTAGTCGCCTTGGTGTTCTTCCTGTTGTGTAGTTTGCCGCCCTACATTGTGGCACTCTTCAAAACCGGCAATCCCTTTTTTCCCTTTTACAATCAAATATTCAGATCTCCATTCTTTACGACGGAAAGCGTTTTTGGCAACGGGCAGGGATTTTCTAATCCGCTATATAGCAAGACCTTGAGCTGGCGCTTGTTGTGGGATGCCTCTGTGAATTCCAAAGCGTTCGGCGAATCAGTGGCTAATGGTGCTGTTGGAATTGTCTTTTTAGTGATGGTGCCATTGTCCTTACTGATCGGGGCAGTGCGGCGACGGTGGTGGCTGGTTGCCGTCGTATTAGGCAGTATGGCGTATATCGCTGTCGTGTTTCATTCGCAGGCATATTTGCGGTATGTTTATCAAATTGTTCCGTGGTTGCTCATTGCCGCAAGTTGGGCGTTTTCAAAATTTGCTATTCCCCGTCTCAGTGTTGTGTTGGTGGTTGCGATTCTGTGCGCGGTCAACCTGTTACGGTTTCCCGTTACATTCTGGCCGCTTCAACAGTTTGATCCTATGCTTTTCATTAGCCGTGCAAGTAATCAAGCATTTTTTTCAGCTAATAAACCTATTGCAGTCGTGGGTGACATCTTGGAAAAAATGGACGACATGCGAGATCAACAAATATTGATCATAGGAGCGGATCCTGCATTTAGTCACTTTCCAAGTGGTACCTTGGCAGACTCATGGCATTCTTCGCGCTATTTTTATTCGGAGATCAAATACACAGAATTCACCAAACTGGTCGGTCAATTAGGTGTCGACGTAATTGTGCATTCAATAGATCAGGGTGAACCTCATGAAGCTGAAATCATGCAGATTACAGATGAGGTTCTGCGGATTCATTCCATCCGTATAGGTCGAATCAAGCCAGAATTGATGTACACGCACGAGAAAGTTGTCGGGCCGAATCTGAGCCAGCTTGATCCCGCGTGGGTAATCGGCAAAGCAAGTATCCGAGAAGGCGGTGTAGAGGCAACAGTGGCTGCGCCGATTACCCAGAGCATTGATTTCAGTGGCCGCCCCAAGGGCTTGTTGGAAATGCGTGTGGCTTGCGCCGAGGGCCATTTGTTCCGCTCTCAAATCAACTGGTATGACGCGAAAGGGGTATTTCTGAGTCCGGATATTCAGGTGCATGCCTGCAATCCAAAGGGCATTACGATAAAACGTGTAGTGAAGCGGCCAGAAGGAGCGACCAGCGGAACCATTTTTGGGGGCAGCGCAGATGAAACGCCAGTCATGTTGCAATGGATATCACTGCGGACATTTAGTTAG
- a CDS encoding PIG-L family deacetylase → MRSDIALFLFAHQDDEFGVFAEIERCLVHGDHVIIVYLTSGELTGQGSAQRDAESVNVLRKLGVLRQSIYFLGTSLVVPDGKLVEYLQPCHAALFDLCSKIGSPRHLYFLAWEGGHQDHDAVHLIGVALGVKLGILADCRQFPLYNGEGLKSSLFKLFAPLVENGPAITYTIPWKNRFRYISYCLQYPSQFKTWVGLFPFLLFHYVFRGTQILQRISVGRLNDSAHPGAVLYARRGSYDPRNFIFHAKKFLRAVIGQES, encoded by the coding sequence ATGCGTTCTGATATTGCTCTATTTCTCTTCGCACATCAAGATGACGAATTCGGAGTCTTTGCAGAGATTGAGCGATGCCTAGTTCACGGAGATCACGTCATTATCGTGTATTTGACTTCGGGAGAGTTAACGGGACAGGGTTCAGCGCAAAGAGACGCTGAGAGCGTTAATGTATTGCGTAAGCTGGGCGTCCTGCGTCAATCTATCTATTTTCTTGGGACTTCGCTTGTCGTCCCTGATGGGAAATTGGTGGAATATCTACAACCTTGTCATGCCGCGTTGTTTGATTTGTGCTCAAAAATAGGAAGTCCTCGGCATCTTTATTTTTTAGCGTGGGAAGGTGGGCATCAGGATCATGATGCAGTGCACTTGATTGGCGTGGCGCTGGGGGTGAAGCTAGGTATTTTGGCAGACTGTCGACAGTTTCCTCTTTATAACGGTGAGGGATTAAAATCCAGTTTATTCAAACTATTTGCTCCGCTAGTAGAAAATGGCCCGGCAATTACATACACGATTCCCTGGAAGAATCGATTCCGGTACATCAGCTATTGTTTGCAATACCCCTCGCAATTTAAAACATGGGTTGGATTATTTCCATTCTTATTATTTCATTATGTTTTTAGGGGGACACAGATATTGCAGCGGATTTCCGTAGGACGATTGAATGATTCAGCACATCCCGGTGCCGTGCTTTATGCGCGCAGAGGAAGCTATGATCCGCGCAATTTTATTTTTCATGCGAAGAAGTTCTTGCGCGCTGTTATTGGTCAGGAGTCCTAA
- a CDS encoding GtrA family protein: MSTFIRYVIIAGLAYMIDMGGYYCLIRLGWSPIASNVFVKIVAAIFAFFMHRRFTYQISESAKAVVHAKKYFGLALIYTPISSALIYFLLLVISDPVYAKAIVDVFLFILTYWVTTKFTFTKN, encoded by the coding sequence ATGAGTACCTTTATTCGCTATGTAATTATCGCTGGTCTTGCATACATGATTGATATGGGCGGATATTATTGCTTAATCCGATTAGGTTGGAGTCCGATCGCGTCAAATGTCTTTGTTAAGATCGTCGCAGCAATTTTTGCATTTTTTATGCACAGGCGTTTTACATATCAAATTAGTGAAAGTGCTAAAGCGGTAGTGCACGCTAAAAAGTACTTTGGACTAGCTTTAATTTACACACCAATATCGTCAGCCTTAATATATTTTTTACTGCTGGTAATTTCAGATCCAGTTTATGCCAAAGCAATAGTGGATGTGTTCTTATTTATTTTGACATATTGGGTAACGACGAAATTTACTTTTACTAAAAATTAG
- a CDS encoding NAD-dependent epimerase/dehydratase family protein, whose product MYCLKDKKLLVTGANGYVGRNLIRSLKEKGYRVIAATRDEKYLQFFERMGVEHRVLNFFNANELEKNLHDIDVVFHVAADLRNWGKATVSSDFNVTGTKNLLNAVKQRANRFVLVSTEAIFLGRENLVDLDDTTAYPVKSIGSYARSKKTTEQIVLQSSVDNFSCMSVRPRMVWGRDDTTILPKLKKAIAAGRFLWIEHGQYLTSTTHIDNLCEVLELAAMKGVGGKSYFVTDGAPIFFREFVSHLLSNSDGLIPTKSIPRKLAMLMGVCVEWVWGVLDIESPPPITCSQVLLTGSPVTIDDSRARQELGYVGISFEKLKAGISKIQI is encoded by the coding sequence ATGTATTGCCTCAAAGATAAAAAACTACTCGTTACCGGCGCGAACGGTTATGTTGGCAGGAATTTGATTCGTTCGTTAAAAGAAAAAGGATACCGGGTTATTGCTGCAACACGTGATGAAAAGTATCTTCAATTTTTTGAGCGTATGGGTGTGGAGCATCGAGTTCTAAATTTTTTCAATGCCAACGAATTAGAAAAAAATTTACATGATATCGATGTCGTTTTTCATGTTGCAGCTGATTTAAGGAACTGGGGGAAGGCGACAGTATCCTCAGATTTCAATGTTACTGGCACAAAAAATTTGCTTAATGCTGTTAAGCAGCGTGCCAACAGATTTGTTTTGGTGAGTACCGAAGCTATTTTTTTGGGACGGGAAAACCTAGTGGATCTAGATGACACCACCGCCTATCCTGTTAAGTCGATCGGCAGCTATGCGCGCTCCAAGAAAACGACCGAACAAATTGTTTTGCAAAGCAGTGTCGATAATTTTTCTTGTATGAGTGTGCGGCCTCGAATGGTTTGGGGCCGAGACGATACCACCATCTTGCCTAAATTAAAAAAAGCAATAGCAGCTGGACGGTTTCTTTGGATTGAGCATGGCCAATATCTGACTTCCACCACGCATATAGATAATCTTTGTGAAGTCCTGGAATTGGCGGCAATGAAGGGGGTGGGTGGGAAAAGTTATTTTGTTACGGATGGCGCACCGATTTTCTTTCGAGAGTTCGTCAGTCACCTATTGAGCAACAGTGATGGTCTCATCCCCACGAAATCGATTCCGCGTAAGTTAGCCATGCTCATGGGTGTATGTGTCGAGTGGGTCTGGGGCGTATTGGATATTGAGTCCCCCCCTCCCATCACGTGTTCTCAAGTTCTTCTTACGGGCAGCCCTGTGACCATTGATGACTCAAGGGCGCGTCAGGAGTTGGGATACGTTGGGATTTCATTTGAAAAATTGAAGGCTGGCATCTCAAAGATTCAAATTTAA